The Crocosphaera subtropica ATCC 51142 genome includes a window with the following:
- a CDS encoding ABC transporter ATP-binding protein: MKKRSNWWRLFPFLLTEWPSLIKGFLCILGFVLVTLALPYLAGRVSLYIGQGNLQQVAYWLGLGTLAFLVRGIFQYGQNIFMIDASLEMVLNVRKKVYAHLHQLGLDYFETAKTGDLTYRLTEDIDKVGEIVDKLSHQFVSNVLQLIVIPAYMFYLNWQLTIASLILAPLMATLVSMFGERLLILSRRSQNQISNLSSLLTEIFSGIRVVQGFAAQDYEVKRFAQEAKHNRQARYRAEKLKATQYPVVGFLEAVSIMSLFFIGGWQISQGNLQSQEFVSYLAAVALLLHPIDLMTSNYNEFKQAEASVDRIFELMDETPTVIEKANSFILPEVTGKVEYCDVSFAYKSGKPVLRNLSLLAQPGQIIALVGSSGAGKTTLVNLLPRFYDPQDGQILIDGIDIRDVTLKSLRRQIGIVPQETTLFSGTIAQNIAYGQEELDYQAIEKAAKIANAHSFITQFSQGYQTWVGERGVNLSGGQKQRIAIARAVLLNPRIMILDEATSALDSESETLVQEALERVMENRTVFVIAHRLSTVRSADCILVLEKGQVVESGTHDELLAKQGRYAKFYKQQYAKGSEAF, from the coding sequence ATGAAAAAACGATCAAATTGGTGGCGATTATTCCCTTTTTTGCTAACAGAATGGCCGTCATTAATTAAAGGATTTCTATGTATTTTGGGCTTTGTTTTAGTTACATTAGCGTTACCCTATTTAGCCGGACGAGTTTCTTTGTACATTGGGCAAGGTAATCTTCAACAAGTAGCTTATTGGTTAGGATTAGGGACTTTAGCATTTTTAGTTCGAGGCATTTTTCAATACGGACAAAATATATTTATGATTGATGCTTCGTTGGAGATGGTGTTAAATGTTCGCAAAAAAGTTTATGCCCATTTACATCAGTTAGGGTTAGATTATTTTGAAACAGCCAAAACAGGAGATTTAACCTATCGCTTAACGGAAGATATCGATAAAGTTGGAGAAATCGTTGATAAATTGTCCCATCAATTTGTTTCCAATGTCCTACAGTTAATTGTGATTCCTGCTTATATGTTTTATTTAAACTGGCAGTTAACTATCGCTAGTTTAATTCTCGCCCCTTTGATGGCAACGTTAGTCAGTATGTTTGGAGAAAGATTATTAATACTTTCTCGTCGTAGTCAAAATCAAATCTCTAACCTGTCCTCCTTGTTAACTGAGATTTTTAGTGGTATTCGTGTGGTTCAAGGATTTGCTGCACAGGATTATGAAGTTAAACGATTTGCCCAAGAAGCTAAACATAATCGTCAAGCAAGATATAGAGCAGAAAAATTAAAAGCGACTCAATATCCGGTGGTAGGATTTTTAGAAGCTGTTAGTATTATGTCTCTATTTTTTATTGGAGGCTGGCAAATTTCTCAAGGTAATTTACAATCACAAGAATTCGTTAGTTATCTAGCTGCCGTTGCTTTATTGCTTCATCCTATTGATTTAATGACCAGCAATTATAATGAATTTAAACAAGCAGAAGCATCCGTAGATCGCATTTTTGAATTAATGGATGAAACTCCCACCGTCATCGAAAAAGCAAACAGTTTTATCTTGCCAGAAGTAACAGGAAAAGTAGAATATTGTGACGTTAGTTTTGCTTACAAATCAGGTAAACCTGTCCTTAGAAATTTGAGTTTACTTGCACAACCAGGACAAATTATTGCCTTAGTAGGATCATCTGGTGCAGGAAAAACTACTTTAGTTAATTTACTCCCTCGTTTCTATGATCCTCAAGATGGACAAATTTTAATCGATGGTATTGATATTAGAGATGTTACTTTGAAAAGTTTACGTCGTCAAATTGGAATCGTTCCGCAAGAAACAACGTTATTCTCAGGAACCATTGCCCAAAATATTGCCTATGGCCAAGAAGAATTAGATTATCAAGCAATCGAAAAAGCAGCAAAAATAGCCAATGCACACTCATTTATTACTCAATTTTCTCAAGGGTATCAAACTTGGGTAGGAGAGAGGGGCGTTAACCTATCAGGAGGCCAAAAACAAAGAATTGCGATCGCCAGAGCCGTCTTATTAAATCCCCGTATTATGATATTAGATGAAGCGACATCAGCCCTTGATTCTGAGTCAGAAACCTTGGTACAAGAAGCATTAGAAAGGGTAATGGAAAATAGAACCGTTTTCGTTATTGCTCACCGTTTAAGTACCGTACGCAGTGCTGACTGTATTTTAGTGTTAGAAAAAGGTCAAGTGGTGGAGTCAGGAACTCATGATGAGCTATTAGCAAAACAAGGTCGTTATGCTAAATTTTATAAGCAACAATATGCTAAAGGTTCAGAAGCCTTTTAG
- the cobM gene encoding precorrin-4 C(11)-methyltransferase yields MTDLNPSVYFIGAGPGDPDLLTLKAYKIISQADVILYADSLVPKQILKDVRQDCELIPTGNKTLEDIMKIMINRVKNHQSVVRLHSGDLTLYSAINEQISILIKEKIDFELIPGISAFQAAAAKIGAELTIPDLVQTIILTRVSGSASQVPDAEKLESLAAHQASLCLYLAARHVKKSQEKLLQYYPSNTPVAICFRIGWPDETIHIVPLEKMAEVTEEENLIRTTLYLISPALNTQQNYRSQLYHPQHSHLFRPNTNSFY; encoded by the coding sequence ATGACTGATTTAAACCCTTCTGTTTATTTTATTGGTGCTGGACCCGGTGATCCAGATTTATTAACCTTAAAAGCATACAAAATTATTAGTCAAGCTGATGTTATTTTATACGCTGATTCTTTGGTTCCTAAGCAAATTTTAAAAGATGTTCGTCAAGATTGTGAGTTAATTCCCACAGGCAATAAAACCCTAGAAGATATTATGAAAATCATGATTAATCGGGTTAAAAATCATCAATCTGTGGTACGTCTTCACTCAGGGGATTTAACCCTTTATAGTGCCATTAATGAACAAATTTCGATTCTTATAAAAGAAAAAATTGACTTTGAATTAATACCAGGGATTAGTGCATTCCAAGCAGCAGCAGCAAAAATAGGGGCGGAATTAACGATTCCTGATTTAGTTCAGACGATTATTTTAACCCGTGTTAGTGGCAGTGCCTCTCAAGTTCCTGATGCTGAAAAATTAGAAAGTTTAGCAGCCCATCAAGCGAGTTTATGTTTATATTTAGCTGCCCGTCATGTGAAAAAGTCTCAAGAAAAATTACTACAGTATTATCCTTCTAACACGCCTGTTGCTATTTGTTTTCGCATTGGTTGGCCGGATGAAACAATACACATTGTTCCTTTAGAAAAAATGGCAGAAGTGACAGAAGAGGAAAATTTAATTAGGACAACTTTATATCTTATTAGCCCTGCTTTAAATACTCAGCAAAATTATCGTTCTCAACTCTATCATCCTCAACATAGTCATCTATTTAGACCTAATACCAATTCTTTTTATTAA
- the nusB gene encoding transcription antitermination factor NusB, with translation MAPRQQPRRIARELALLSLSQIKGKAEKLDKVELNDLTLAAIRALTSEVQDTLETASAEVKRGHNQLFQYETKATTLESAKTMIKDALTLTQEAINRLANAIEFPEIIQLASQYEVREYAIELIGTINRRRKEIDEQLEAVLKDWQLKRLAKIDQDILRLAVAEILFLDVPEKVSINEAVELAKRYSDDDGYRFINGVLRRFTDHIKHN, from the coding sequence ATGGCCCCTCGTCAGCAACCCCGTCGTATTGCCCGTGAATTAGCTTTATTAAGTCTGAGCCAAATTAAAGGAAAAGCAGAAAAACTGGACAAAGTTGAACTTAATGATCTCACTTTAGCCGCTATTAGAGCCTTAACCAGTGAGGTACAAGATACCCTAGAAACGGCTTCAGCGGAGGTAAAAAGGGGTCATAATCAACTGTTTCAGTATGAAACTAAGGCAACGACCCTAGAAAGTGCTAAAACCATGATTAAAGATGCCTTAACCCTAACGCAAGAGGCCATTAATCGTTTAGCCAATGCGATCGAATTTCCTGAGATTATTCAATTAGCTAGTCAATATGAAGTCAGAGAATATGCCATTGAATTAATTGGAACGATTAACCGACGCAGAAAAGAGATTGACGAACAATTAGAAGCTGTATTGAAGGATTGGCAATTAAAACGTTTGGCTAAAATTGATCAAGATATTTTACGTCTGGCCGTAGCAGAAATTTTGTTTCTTGATGTGCCTGAAAAAGTTTCCATCAATGAAGCTGTAGAACTAGCAAAACGCTATTCTGACGATGATGGTTATCGTTTTATTAACGGAGTCTTAAGACGATTTACAGACCATATTAAGCACAATTAA
- a CDS encoding 3'(2'),5'-bisphosphate nucleotidase CysQ family protein: MTQTQKLEEIEVIARSVGWGAANILSSYYQGEGDLKVNEDKKDGPVTAADLAANRYILEKLKAVFQEDTFGYLSEETHKGTEPIAKDWVWIIDPLDGTRDFIDKTGEYALHIALAYQGRPMVAVVAIPEAQKIYYASKGHGTFVETKDGKITPIKVSERNKLEDLYLVVSRTHRDDRFQALIEALPLKDKIYMGSVGGKIATLLEKTSDIYISLSGKSAAKDWDFAAPELILTEAGGKFTHENGDPIIYNRGDVRQWGCLIASNGHCHEELCEKATELLAKIDNQ; encoded by the coding sequence ATGACACAAACCCAAAAATTAGAAGAAATCGAAGTTATTGCCCGTTCTGTGGGTTGGGGGGCTGCTAATATCCTCAGTTCCTATTATCAAGGAGAAGGGGATTTAAAGGTTAATGAAGATAAAAAAGATGGGCCTGTAACTGCTGCTGATCTTGCTGCGAATCGTTACATTTTAGAAAAATTAAAGGCGGTTTTTCAGGAAGATACCTTTGGTTATTTGAGTGAAGAAACCCATAAAGGAACCGAACCCATTGCTAAAGACTGGGTTTGGATTATTGATCCTCTTGATGGTACCAGAGATTTTATTGATAAAACTGGCGAATATGCCTTACATATTGCCCTCGCTTATCAAGGTCGGCCGATGGTGGCTGTGGTTGCTATTCCTGAAGCCCAAAAAATTTATTATGCGAGTAAAGGACACGGAACTTTTGTTGAAACCAAAGACGGTAAAATTACCCCCATTAAAGTATCAGAACGCAATAAATTAGAAGACTTATACTTAGTGGTGAGTCGTACTCATAGAGACGATCGCTTTCAGGCTTTAATTGAAGCTTTACCCCTAAAAGATAAAATTTATATGGGCAGTGTTGGGGGGAAAATTGCCACTTTATTAGAAAAAACTTCCGATATTTATATCTCTCTTTCTGGTAAATCTGCGGCCAAAGATTGGGACTTTGCTGCACCCGAATTGATCTTAACCGAAGCAGGCGGAAAATTTACCCACGAAAATGGCGATCCCATTATTTATAATCGAGGAGATGTCCGTCAATGGGGTTGTTTGATCGCTAGTAATGGTCATTGTCATGAAGAATTATGTGAAAAAGCCACCGAACTTTTAGCTAAAATTGATAATCAATAA
- a CDS encoding DUF502 domain-containing protein — protein sequence MLQRFKQDLKNDLIAGLLVVIPLATTIWLTITIASWVINLLTQIPKQLNPFDGLDPILSYCLNLTVGLAVPLLFILIIGLMARNIAGRWLLDVGERILQSIPLAGAVYKTLQQILETLFKDSKSKFRRVVMVEYPRRGVWSLGFVTGTLSPSLQTHLDKPMLSVFIPTTPNPTSGWYAIIAADDVINLPISIEDAFKVLISGGIVSPNVPNPVPKLSQSKNKPQINLEPTVKQSDKHPIVVEEDTSSS from the coding sequence GTGCTGCAACGTTTTAAACAAGATTTAAAAAATGATTTAATCGCTGGCCTCTTAGTGGTCATCCCCTTGGCAACAACTATCTGGCTAACCATTACCATTGCTAGTTGGGTCATTAATCTTTTAACTCAAATTCCCAAACAACTTAACCCCTTTGATGGCCTTGACCCAATTTTAAGCTACTGTCTCAATCTGACTGTTGGCTTAGCCGTCCCTCTGCTATTTATTTTAATTATTGGTTTAATGGCTCGTAATATTGCCGGTAGATGGCTATTAGATGTGGGGGAACGTATTTTACAATCGATTCCCTTAGCCGGGGCTGTTTATAAAACCTTACAACAAATACTAGAAACCCTCTTCAAAGATTCTAAAAGTAAGTTTCGACGGGTGGTTATGGTTGAATATCCGCGTCGTGGTGTCTGGAGTCTTGGGTTTGTGACAGGCACGTTAAGCCCTTCTTTACAAACTCATCTCGATAAACCCATGTTAAGTGTCTTTATTCCCACCACTCCGAACCCTACATCCGGATGGTACGCTATCATTGCTGCTGATGATGTGATTAATTTGCCTATTTCTATTGAAGATGCCTTCAAAGTATTAATTTCTGGCGGTATTGTCAGCCCTAATGTTCCCAACCCCGTTCCTAAATTATCTCAATCTAAGAATAAGCCTCAAATTAATCTTGAGCCGACGGTTAAACAATCTGACAAGCATCCGATTGTCGTCGAAGAAGATACCTCTAGCTCATAG
- a CDS encoding superoxide dismutase, with protein MAYELPNLPYDYTALEPHISKSTLEFHHDKHHASYVSKYNAAVEGTDHDSKPIEEVIKAIAGDASKQGLFNNAAQAWNHSFYWNCMKPGGGGQPTGPLADKINADFGSFDKFVEEFKNAGATQFGSGWAWLVLDNGTLKVVKTLNAENPMTSGQTPLLTMDVWEHAYYLDYQNSRPGYIDTFVSSLINWDFVADNLAKAS; from the coding sequence ATGGCATACGAACTACCTAATTTACCTTACGACTATACTGCATTAGAGCCTCACATTAGTAAGAGTACCCTAGAATTTCACCACGACAAGCATCATGCTTCCTATGTGAGCAAGTATAATGCAGCAGTAGAAGGCACAGACCATGATTCTAAACCCATCGAAGAAGTCATTAAAGCGATCGCTGGTGATGCTTCTAAACAGGGTTTATTTAATAACGCTGCCCAAGCGTGGAATCACTCTTTTTACTGGAATTGTATGAAACCCGGTGGCGGTGGCCAACCAACTGGTCCATTAGCTGATAAAATTAACGCTGATTTTGGTAGCTTTGACAAATTTGTTGAAGAATTTAAAAACGCAGGTGCAACCCAATTTGGTAGCGGTTGGGCTTGGTTAGTTCTTGATAACGGAACTTTAAAAGTTGTCAAAACCCTAAACGCAGAAAACCCTATGACTTCTGGACAAACCCCCTTATTAACCATGGATGTCTGGGAACACGCTTATTATTTAGACTATCAAAATAGCCGTCCTGGTTATATTGATACTTTTGTTAGTAGCTTAATTAATTGGGACTTTGTTGCCGATAACCTGGCTAAAGCTTCCTAA